Within Cnuibacter physcomitrellae, the genomic segment CGCGGATGCGGGCCCTCACTCGGCCGTCGGGGCCCGGCTCGCCGAGTCGGTCGAGCGTCGAGGTGTACTCGCCGAGGAGCGGGAGCGCGCTCGGGTCGACCGCGATGGTGACCGTCAGGTCGGCGTCCCCGCCCTGGAAGAGGCTGTCGCCGATCGCGACATCGTCGTGCAAGGCGACGGGGACGTCGGTCACCCGGGGCGACGACATCCGGTCGAGGCGGAACGTGCGGACCGAGCGGCGGGTGTGATCCCACGCGCGGAGGTACCAGTCCTCGTTGTCGGAGTCGATGCGGAGCGGGTCGACGAGTCGGCGCTGGCTCTCCCCCTTCGCGGTGAGGTAGTCGAACTCCAGCTGCACCCGTCCGGAGACGGCCCGGCGGACCTCGGCGAGGTTCGCGGTCGCGTCGGTCGAGGCGATGGCCACCTGGCTGGGGGCGTCGGAGGCGCCGCGGGCGAGCTTGTCCATCAGGGAGGAGTAGAGCCCGCTGTCGACGTTCTCCGGCAACGACTGGAGGTACTGGAGGCCCGCGATGAGCGCCGCCGCCTCGCGCGCGGAGAACCTCGGCGAGTCGTCGAGCGCGACCAGGTGCGTCAGCACGATCTCGTCGTGCTCCTCGAGGTCGGTCCACGAGATGTCGAAGAGATCGCCGTGCTGGTACGAGAGGGTGTCGCCCGGGACGCCGGAGACCGCGATGAGCGAGACGGCGTCGCGGATCTGCTTCTCGGAGACCTGGAAGTGCTCCGCCGCCTCGGCGACCGACACGCGGCCGGCGTCGACGAGGTAGGGCACGAGGGCGAGGAGGAACGTGAGCTTGTCCTGCGCGTAGGAGAAGGACTGGCGTCCGGGGGCGGCCATCAGCTCTCCTCTCCGTCCTCGGCCTGCGTCTGTTCGTCCTCGGCCTGGGTCTGCTCGTGGGCCGGCGCCTGCTCATGGGTGGCGGGGGCGTGCATCCGTTGCGCGCGGCGGAGGCGCGCGACGACCGCCATCACCAGGGAATCGGGCGAGAGGACACGCACCTCGGGTCCGAAGCCGGCCAGCTCGTCGGCCAGCAGCTCCGGGTCGGTGTAGTGCAGACGGATGCGGTCGTCGCCGGAGGGCTCCGCGCCACGCCGCTGCCGGAGCCGGACGTCGGCGTCGCTGCCCGCGACGGCCTCGATCTCGGTGACGTTCGCCGACCAGATGGCGTCGAGCTCGTCGAGCGCGTCGGCCGCCCAGGTGCCCTCGCGCCGCTCGATCGGCTGGCGGGTCACCCGCACCGGCCCGGTGATGCGGGAGAGCAGGAACGTGCGCTCGCCGTCGACACCGTGGTCGTAGCCCTTGAGGTGCCAGCGACCCTGATGCTGCACAAGCGCCAGCGGCGACACCGTCCGCTCCCTCGCGGCGCCCGAGCCCGGCTTGAGGTAGGGGAAGGTGACGCGGACGCCCTTCGTCAGCGCGTCGGTGAGCGGCTCGAACGAGACGTCGCGGGTGCGGATGCGCGGGGCGTACCCGATGACCGGCTCGGTCGACTCGACCCCGAGCGAGCGCATCTTGAGCAGGGCGCGCTGCGACTCCCGCGAGAGCGAGCCCTCGCGCCACGCCATCGCCGCGAGGTTGAGCAGGGTGCGCTCCGCCGGGGAGAAGGTGATGTCGGCGGGGAGGTCGTACGCGGCCCGCGGGATGCGGTATCGCAGCGTCTGGTTGTTGCCGGGGTCGTTCGGCGACTCGATCGTCTCGAGCGGCACACCCAGGTCGCGGATGTCGTCCTTGTCGCGCTCGAACTGGCGCTCGAGGCTGGTGTTGTCGCCCGTCGAGTCGTAGCGCTGCCGATAGCCCTGCACCGTCGACAGGATCTCGGTCTTGGTCAGCCCCGACTCGGTCGCGATGAGCGCGAGCACGAGGCTGAACAGCCTCTCCTCCACGGGGACAGGCGCAGGGGAAGTGTTCTGCGGCGCCACGCCCAGAAGTCTATTCGCCGCAGGTCTAGCGCTGCTGCTGGATCTGCAGACCGGCGGGCAGGATGCCGAGGATGTCGATGACGTACACGCTGGCCGCCTGCGAAGCGTTGGCCGACGAGGACGCTGCGTCTGCCGGGACGACGGCGATGATCTCGTCGCCGACGTTCGCTCCCACCATCGCATCGGAGATCTTCTCGACGCCGGAGATGGAGGGGTCGTCGTTCGACTTCGCGGAGAGGGCCTGAGTGCTGCCCTTCTCCCACGTCGAGGCTGCGACCTTCTTCGTGTCCATGTTCACGGAGGTGAACTGGACCAGCAGGGTGTCGCCGTCCTGGACCTCGGGGCCGTCGCCCTTCTTCAGTGCAGTGGACCGGAAGGTCGTCTCATCGGTGCCGCTGACCACCGTGATGCCCGGTCGGCCGGTGTCGTCGTGCACCACGCTCGGGAAGCCCGCGACGGCCGGGACATCGCCGCCGGACGCAGCACGCGGGTAGGTCGCGTCGACGTCGACGACCAGGACGAACGCCGGCGTCTGAGCGTCGCTGTCGGCAGGGAGCGTGAGAGCCACGCGGGATCCCGCGTTGACGCAGGCCAGCGCGGAGTCGAGGCCGGGTGCCGGCGCGCCCTGCTGCGTGAGCGTCCATAGCTGCTGGGCGCCCTCTTGGTACGACGTCCCGGCGACCTGCTCGCCCGTCTCGGCGTTGTAGACGGAGTAGTCGACGAGGACCGTCCCGCCCTCGCCGGTCTGGGGGCCGTCGCCCTGCGTGAGGATCGTGCGCTGCACATCCGTGGAGTCCAGGGGCGTCCCGAAGGTGACCGTGGGAGCCTTCCCGAAGTCGCCCGTCACGTCGATGCCCTCGCTGGCGGGACCGGAGGTCGCCGCGCCCGTGCAGTCGGGCGTCGAGGGCGAGCTGCAGGCCGCGAGGCCGACGAGCAGGCCCGCTGACAGGACAAGCGCGAGGGACTTGCGCACGGATCCTCTTTCCTAGGGACGAGCAGGGGCGTCGAGCGGTCGGCCGCAGGCGGTCGCTCCGAGCGGACCTAGCCTAGTGCACCGCCGCTGGGCGCTTCATCGGCGTCGGATGCGGCCGGATCGACGGCGTCGGCCTCCCGCGCCTCGCGGTCGAGCGCGGCCTGCGCCGTCGCATTCGCCTCGCGGACGCGCTTCCGCAGAGCCTTCGGGCTGGCGGAGCGCTCGCCGAGCGCGCCCGGCGTCCAGGCCTCCACGTCCTCGTCGGTGTACTCCGACTTGGAGGCTCGCCGCTTGAGCTCGGGGAGCACGGCTCCCCGCGCGAGACGGCGCGCGGTCACCAGGAAGCCGGTGTGGCCGATCATCCGGTGGTCGGGCCGGACCGCGAGGCCCTCGACGTGCCAAGTGCGGACCATGGTCTCGGAGGGCTGCGGAGTGGTGAAGTTCCCGCTGTCGCGCATCGCCTCCACCACGCGGGAGAGCTGCGTCACCGTGGCGACGTAGCAGAGCAGCACTCCCCCGGGCTTCAGCGCGGCCGACACCGCGTCGATGCACTCCCACGGGGCAAGCATGTCGAGCACCACCCGGTCGACGGATGCCTCTCCGTGCACCTCGGGCAGCGCCTCGACGAGATCGCCGACCGTGACCGTCCAGTTCTCCGGGGTCTCGCCGAAGTAGGAGGTGACGTTGGCGGTCGCGACGTCGGCGAACTCGTCGCGGCGCTCGAAGCTCGACAGGCGGCCGGTCGGGCCGATGGCGCGCAGCAGCCAGAGCGAGAGCGCGCCGGAGCCGACGCCGGCCTCCACCACGGTGGCGCCCGGGAAGACGTCCGTCAGCTGCAGGATCTGCGCCGCATCCTTCGGGTAGACGATCGCCGCGCCGCGCGGCATCGACATCACGAAGTCGTTGAGGAGCGGACGGAGCGCCAGGTACTCGACGCCGACGGTGTTCGTGACGACGCTGCCGTCGGGCAGGCCGATCAGCGAGTCGTGCTCGATGGCGCCGCGGTGCGTGTGGAAGACCTTGCCCGCCGACAGCGTGATGCTGTTGAGCTTGCCCTTCGGGCCGGTCAGCTGCACTCGGTCGCCCTCACGGAAGGGTCCGCTGTACACGGTCACGGGGTCTCCTCGACGATCGGGGTGGGTGCATCGGTCCGGGTGCGGGGATCCGCTCCCCGAGCCGCGCGATGCTCGGCCAGCACGTCGGCGAGGTCGTCGACGGTGCGGCCGGCCAGGGTGGTCCAGATCGCGGTCGCTCCGGTGTCGTCGAGGTTCAGCATGTGCTGCACGCCGACGGTCGCGGCGCCCGCGGCGACGGCCGACGTCACGCCGGCCACCGAGTCCTCGATGGCCACGCAGTCGGCCGCGTCGACGCCGAGCGCCCTCGCCGCGGCGAGATACGGCTCCGGATGCGGCTTCGAGTGCTCGACCTCGTCGCCGGAGACCACCAGGTCGAACGCCTCGAACGGGATGCTGTCGGCGACCTCGCGGGCCATGCGGCCGATCGACATCGTCACGAGCGCGGTGCGCACGCCGCGGTCGCGCAGCTCCCGGAGCAGCTCGACCGCGCCGGGCCGCCACGGCACCTCGGAGCGGATGTGGTCGATCACCCCGTCGGTGGCCGCCTGGATGATCTCCTCCTGCGGGAGGTCGACGCCGAACTCCTGCAGGAGCCTCGCGCTGTGGTCCATGCCCTGGCCGATGAGCGTCTTCGCCGCCTCGGCGGTCCACACCCCGCCATGGGCCTTCACCATCTCGCCCTGGACGCTCATCCAGTAGGGCTCGGTGTCGACGATCGTGCCGTCCATGTCCCAGAGGACGGCGGCGGGAAGGGGTGCGGTCACGGGCCACGAGTCTAGCGGGCGAGGTTCCGCATCCCCGGTGACGGCCTATCCTTGGATGACGGCGCCCCGCATCCGCTAGACGACGGGATCGCGCCGACGACGGAAGAGGTTCATCACGGCTACTGACAAGACCTTCCTTCGGGGCAGGATCCTGCTGGTCGCGTTCGAGGGATGGAACGATGCCGGCGAGGCGGCCACGGGTGCGGTGCGCGTGCTGAAGGACCAGCTCGACCTGCTCCCCATCTTCGAGGTCGACCCCGAGGACTACTTCGACTTCCAGTTCAACCGTCCCACCGTCACCGCCGACGACGAGGGCAAGCGCGGACTGGTCTGGCCCGGCGCGGTGCTCTACGGCCCGCGCGACGCCCGCTCCACCTCGTCCGACGGGGTGTACCTGCTGCTCGGGACCGAGCCCTCGCGCAGCTGGAAGCGGTTCACCCGGGAGATCATCGCGACCGTCCTCACCGAGGAGATCGAGAGCGTGGTGTTCCTCGGGGCGATGCTCGCCGACGTGCCGCACACCCGCCCCATCTCGGTGTTCGCGTCGAGCGAGAACCCGATCGTGCGCACCGAGCTCGAGATCGAGCGCTCCAGCTACGAGGGTCCCGTGGGCATCCTCAGCGTGCTCGCCGAGGCGGCCGAGACGGTGGGCGTCCCGACGATCTCCGTGTGGGCGTCCGTTCCCCACTACGTTCACAACGCTCCGTCCCCCAAGGCGACGCTCGCGCTCATCGACAAGGTCGAGGAGCTGACCGGGCTCGACTTCGACCGCGGCGAGCTCGCCGACGAGTCGAGCGCCTGGGAGTCGGGCATCGACGCCCTCGCCGGCGAGGACGACGACATGGCCGCGTACATCCAGCAGCTCGAGCAGGCGCGCGACACGGTCGACTCGCCCGAGGCGAGCGGCGAGGCCATCGCCCAGGAGTTCGAGCGCTACCTCCGTCGCCGCGGCGACGCTCGGGGTGAGGGTCGCGCCGGCGGCGACGAGCCCTGGCGCCGCGACTAGCGGTACTGATCTCCCCGTTTCGCCACACTGAGGTGGTTTCGCCACGTCGATCGGTATGGCGAAACCACCTTGGTATGGCGAAACCCGCCGAAAGGGAGGCTAGAGGCGGATGCCCAGGAGGGCGTCGAGGACCTCCGCGGCGAGGGCGCGGGCGCGCGGGGTGCGCGGCACGGAGAACCACGCGTCGAACTCCGCGAGGGCGGACGGGGTGTCGAGGTCGTCGCGCAGGTGCGTCCGCACCCGGGAGCGGAGCACCGCGGCGTCGGCCTCGTCGGTGTCCTCCGCCACGACGCCGCTGAGCGCGTCGTCGACGATCGTCGGAGCCGTGCGCCAGCGCGCGAGGCGCTCTGCGGCGACGGCCTCGTCGCCGTCGAACCACTCCCAGTCGTCGCGGTAGTGGTGCGAGAGCACGGCGAGGCGGATGGCGGAGGCCTCGACGCCCTCCGCGCGCAGCCGCGAGACCAGCACGAGGTTCCCGAGCGACTTGCTCATCTTCTCGCCCTGGTAGGCGACCAGCCCGCCGTGGGCGTTGATCTCCGCGAAGCGTCCCCCGGCGATCCCGGTGGCATGGGCGGCGCTGAACTCGTGGTGCGGGAAGACGAGGTCTCCCCCGCCGCCCTGCACGGAGAGCGGATGCGCGAGCGAGTCGAGCGCGATGACCGCGCACTCGATGTGCCAGCCGGGACGACCGCGGCCGACCACGGAGTCCCAGGACGGCTCGTCGGCTCGCGCGGCCCGCCAGAGCAGCGGGTCGAGAGGGTCGCGCTTGCCCGGACGGTCGGGGTCGCCGCCGCGCTGCCGCGACAGCGTCTCCATCTCGGGTCGTTCGAGGTCGCTCTCCGACCCCAGCGTCCATCCGGTCGTGGTCTCGGCGGCGGCGATGTCGAAGTAGAGGTCCTCGGCGCCGGGAACCTCCGCGTCGGGCGTCGGCACCGCATAGGCGAGCCCCCGGTCGCGCAGGGTGGCCACGCCCGCCGCGATCTCGTCGATCCGCTCCGTGACGGCGACGTACGAGTCCGGGGGGATCACCCGCAGCGCCGCCATGTCGGTGCGGAACAGCTCGACCTGCTCGGCGGCCAGCTCGCGCCAGTCCACCTCGGTCGCCGCAGCGCGCTCGAGCAGCGGGTCGTCGACGTCGGTGATGTTCTGCGTGTACCGCACCTCGAGTCCGGCGTCGATCCAGGTGCGGACGAGGGTATCGAACGCGAGGTAGGTGGTCGCGTGTCCGATGTGGGTGGCGTCGTAGGGCGTGATGCCGCAGACGTAGAGGTCGGCGCGACCGTCGCGACCGGGCGCCTCGACGAGCCCCCGGGTCGCGTCGTCGTGCAGGTGCACGACCGACTCGGCGTCGGATGCGGGCAGCTTCGGGATCTCGGGTCGCGACCAGGAACGCACCGGATCAGCCTAGCCGCGCTGGGAGGCGGCGGCCGTCACGCCCGGATGAGCCCGAGCCCGAGGAGGACGAAGAGGAGCAGGCCGAGCACGATGCGGTAGATCACGAAGGGCAGGAAGCTGCGCTTGGAGATGTAGCTCATGAAGAACGCGATCACGACGAAGCCCACGACGAACGCGATCAGCGTCGCCACGGCGGTCTCGACCGGGCCGAACACCTCCGGGACGCACCCGGTCGAGGGATCGACGCACGCGTCGGTGAGGCCCTTGTAGAGCTGGTAGAAGCCGCTGAGGAACACGGCGGGGATCGCGAGCAGGAACGCGTAGCGCGCTGCGGCGCGGCGCTCGTAGCCCAGGAAGAGACCGGCCGTGATCGTGCCGCCGGAGCGGGAGACGCCGGGGATGAGCGCGAGCGACTGCGCCCCGCCGTAGATCAGCGAGTCGCCCACGTTCAGATCGCGGAGACGGCGCTTCTTGGCGCCCACCGCATCCGCCACGCCGAGGAGGATGCCGAAGACGATGAGCATCGTGGCGACCACCCAGAGCGAGCGGAAGACCGTCTCGATCTGGTCCTGGAAGAGCAGGCCGAGCACACCGATCGGCACGCTGCCGATGATGATGAACCAGCCGAGCTTCGCGTTCGGGTCGTTTCGCGGGATGCGTCCGAACAGGGACTTGAACCAGTTGCCGATGATGCGGGTGACGTCGCGCCAGAAGTAGATCAGCACGGCCGTCTCGGTGCCCAGCTGCGTGATCGCCGTGAACCGCGCGCCGGGGTCGGCCCCCGTGCCCAGGAACTCGCCGACGATGCGCAGGTGCGCGCTCGAGGAGACGGGGAGGAACTCGGTCAGACCCTGGACGAATCCGAGGATGACGGCGTTGAGAAGGTCCATGGCTCCCTAGGTGCCGGGCCGGCGCGGAGCGGGCCGGCGGAGAGGGGCGGGGCGCGATCAGTAGCGCAGGAGGAGGTCCGTCAGGACGTCCGTGCCAAACACTAGCGCGTCGAGGGGCACGCGCTCGTCCACGCCGTGGAACATCGCAGGGAAGTCCATGTCGGCCGGGAGGCGCAGCGGCGCGAACCCGAACCCGCGGATCCCCAGCTCGGACAGCGCCTTGTTGTCGGTGCCGCCGGAGAGCAGGTACGGCAGCACCTCCGCGCCCGGGTCGTGCCGCTGGAGGCTCGCCACCATCGCGTCGACGAGCGGACCGTCGAAGGTCGTCTCCAGGCCGATGTCGCGGTGGGAGACCACGATCTCGACGTCGTCGCCGATCAGCTCGCGGATGCGGGCGAGCACCTCGTCCTCGTGGCCCGGCAGCACTCGCACGTCGATCATGGCCTCGGCGCGGTCGGGGATCACGTTGTGCTTGTAGCCGGCGGTGAGGCCGGTGGGGTTGGTGGTCGTGCGCAGCGTGGCGGAGATGAAGCGGGATGCGGTGCCCGTGGCGATGGCCACCGCCTCAGGACCCGCGGCCTGGAGGTCCTCGCCGAGGAGCTCGGCGACACGCTCGAGCAGCTGCTGGGTGGTGGCCGTGAGGTGGAGCGGCCACTCCTGCTCCCCCAGTGTCGCGACGGCGCGGGCGAGTCGCGTGACCGCGTTCTCGCGGTTGATCTGGGAGCCGTGGCCGGCCGTGCCGCGCGCGACGAGCTTCAGCCAGAGCAGCGCCTTCTCGCCCGTCTGCACGAGGTAGGCGCGCTGCCCGCGCAGGTCGACGGAGTACCCGCCCACCTCGCTGATCGCCTCGGTCGCGCCCGCGAACAGCTCCGGGTGCTCGTCGACCAGGAAGTGCGAGCCGAACACGCCGCCGTTCTCCTCGTCGGCGAAGAACGCCACGACGAGGTCGCGCTCGGGCTGCCGGCCCGACGAGAGGATGCGGTCGAGCGAGGCGACGATCATCGCATCCATGTTCTTCATGTCGACCGCGCCACGGCCCCAGAGCATGCCGTCGCGCACGACCCCGCCGAACGGATCGACGGACCAGTCCTCCGCCATCGCGGGCACCACGTCGGTGTGCCCGTGCACCACGAGGGCGGGCTTCGAGGAGTCGCGGCCCGGCACGCGGGTGACGATGCTCGTGCGCTCGGGGGCGGCGTCGAACGACTGCACGGTCAGCCCCAGCCTTTCGAGGTGCGCGGCCAGGTACTCGGCCGCGGGGGTCTCTCCGTTCGACCGCCCCTCGCCGTAGTTGGAGGTGTCGAAGCGGATGAGATCCCGGGCGATCCGTGCGGTCGGCTCGAGGAGGTCGTCGGCGGGCTCGGTCATGCGTCCACGCTACTGCGGGATGTGGTCGGAACCCCGCTCCGAGTCGTGCTATCGTCTATTCCTGGCCGGGAGAGATCCCCGGCCGGCGACACTCGTCCGGGTGGCGGAAATGGCAGACGCGCTAGCTTGAGGTGCTAGTGCCCGTATAGGGCGTGGGGGTTCAAGTCCCCCCTCGGACACACACGAAGGGGCTCGACCAGGCGGTCGGGCCTCTTCTCTTTCCTCCGGAGTCTTTCGACCTTCTTTCCGTCTGTCTGCGGGCGCTATCCTCTCGTCCGATGGGGTTGTCCCATCGCAGAGCAGAGGGGACGGCACATGGCCGATCTGATTGTCATCGCGTTCGACACCGAGAACGACGCCGAGGGTGCGTACGAGAAGGTCCAGGAGCTCCAGGGCGACCTCATCGTCGAGCTCGCGGGCCTGGCGCTGGTCAAGGTCGACCAGGAGGGCAAGACGCACGTCTCATACCCCGGTGGTGTGGGCAACGTGGGTCTCGGCGCCGCCGGCGGGGCGCTGTTCGGCGCACTCATCGGCATCATCTTCTTCGTGCCGTTCATCGGCCTCGTCTTCGGCGGCCTCTTCGGCGCGCTGTTCGCGGGCCTGGACCGCACGGGGCTGAACGCCGAGTTCCGCGCGCAGGTGAAGGACTCGGTCTCGGCGGGCAAGTCGGCCGTCGTGCTCTACGCGACGAAGCTGACCGAGGACAAGTTCGCGGCCGCGCTCGCGCCCTTCCACGGCACCGTCATCAAGACCTCCCTCTCGGCCGAGGACGAGAAGACGCTCATCCACGACCTCGGCGGCGCCGAGTCGGCGCCCGCCGCTCCCGCCCAGGCCTGAGCAGCGCCACGCCCCATGTCGCGGTGACGCGTCACCTCGACACCGGATCCCCGGAAGCCTCGCCCCTACGGCGGGGCTTCCGCCGTCTCGGTGTCGTGGTGACGGCCTACTTCACGCCGCTCATGAGCTTGCGGACCCACGGCGTGGCGATGATGAGCGCCACACCCACCGCGATGGCGACGATGCCCGAGATCCCGAAGTAGGGCACCTGGTCGCTCGGCGTCCCGGTGCCGTAGAACGTGGCGAGCTGCCCCGAGATGGCCGAGCCGAGGGCCACCGAGAGGTAGAACAGCGCGACCATCTGCGTCCGGAACGCCTGCGGCGCCAGCTTCGTCGAGAGCGACAGCCCGACCGGGGAGAGCAGCAGCTCGGCGATCGTGAACACCAGCAGGATGCCCGTGAGGGCCAGGAGCGGCGTCCCGCTCTGGCCGGCGTTCGCGAAGGGCAGGAAAAGCAGGAAGGCGACGCCCATGATGATGACGGCCGCACCGAACTTGTAGGGCGTGGCAGGCTGTCTGTCGCCGAGCCTCGTCCACAGGGCGGCGAAGACGCCGGACAGGATGATGATGAAGATCGGGTTGATCGACTGCACCCAGGCCGCGGGCACCTGGAACCCGAACACGTCGAGGTTCGTCAGGTCGTCGGCGTAGAACGGGATGACCGTGAACTGCTGCTGGTACAGCGACCAGAACGCCACCGAGGTCAGGAACATGGGGATGAACGAGAGCACCCGGCGGCGCTCGGTGCGGTCGGTGCGCGAGCTCGTGAGGATCACGACGAAGTACGCGAGGGCGGCCGCAGCCGTGACGACGACCACGGCGAGGGCGATCGTCGAGTCGTTGAGCACGCCCAGCAGCACGAGCGCGACCACGACGATGACCGCGACGACGACGGCGCCGAGCATCAGGAGCCTGCCGCGCAGGCCCAGCGGGTTGGGCACCTCGTGGGCCTTGTCGGGCAGGCTCCGGCGGCCGATGGCGTACTGGGTGAGCCCGATCGCCATGCCCAGGGCGGCCGCTCCGAAGGCGTAGTGGAATCCGAGGGACGTCTGCAGCGCGCCGGTCAGGATGGGGCCGAGGAAGGCGCCGAGGTTGATGCCGAGATAGAACAACGAGAAGCCGGCGTCGCGCTTCGGGTCCTTCTCGGCGTACAACGTGCCAACGATGGCGGTCGAGTTCGCCTTGATGCCCCCGGATCCCACGGCGACCAGCAGCAGGCCCACGATCACTCCGGAGAAGCCGGGCAGCACGGCGAGGGCGATGTGCCCGAGCATGACCACGATGGCGCTGAAGAAGAGCACCCGCTCCGACCCCAGGATGCGGTCGGCCAGCCACCCGCCGAGGACCGTGGCGAGGTAGACGGCTCCGCCGTAGGCGCCGAGGATGTTCGCTCCCGCGGTCTGAGGC encodes:
- a CDS encoding helix-turn-helix transcriptional regulator, which encodes MAAPGRQSFSYAQDKLTFLLALVPYLVDAGRVSVAEAAEHFQVSEKQIRDAVSLIAVSGVPGDTLSYQHGDLFDISWTDLEEHDEIVLTHLVALDDSPRFSAREAAALIAGLQYLQSLPENVDSGLYSSLMDKLARGASDAPSQVAIASTDATANLAEVRRAVSGRVQLEFDYLTAKGESQRRLVDPLRIDSDNEDWYLRAWDHTRRSVRTFRLDRMSSPRVTDVPVALHDDVAIGDSLFQGGDADLTVTIAVDPSALPLLGEYTSTLDRLGEPGPDGRVRARIRVAHIHSLKRMVTGLSAAVSIIDPPEARDAVAAWATAALDRYELITPRPATDPVG
- a CDS encoding helix-turn-helix transcriptional regulator; translated protein: MAPQNTSPAPVPVEERLFSLVLALIATESGLTKTEILSTVQGYRQRYDSTGDNTSLERQFERDKDDIRDLGVPLETIESPNDPGNNQTLRYRIPRAAYDLPADITFSPAERTLLNLAAMAWREGSLSRESQRALLKMRSLGVESTEPVIGYAPRIRTRDVSFEPLTDALTKGVRVTFPYLKPGSGAARERTVSPLALVQHQGRWHLKGYDHGVDGERTFLLSRITGPVRVTRQPIERREGTWAADALDELDAIWSANVTEIEAVAGSDADVRLRQRRGAEPSGDDRIRLHYTDPELLADELAGFGPEVRVLSPDSLVMAVVARLRRAQRMHAPATHEQAPAHEQTQAEDEQTQAEDGEES
- a CDS encoding tRNA (adenine-N1)-methyltransferase; this translates as MTVYSGPFREGDRVQLTGPKGKLNSITLSAGKVFHTHRGAIEHDSLIGLPDGSVVTNTVGVEYLALRPLLNDFVMSMPRGAAIVYPKDAAQILQLTDVFPGATVVEAGVGSGALSLWLLRAIGPTGRLSSFERRDEFADVATANVTSYFGETPENWTVTVGDLVEALPEVHGEASVDRVVLDMLAPWECIDAVSAALKPGGVLLCYVATVTQLSRVVEAMRDSGNFTTPQPSETMVRTWHVEGLAVRPDHRMIGHTGFLVTARRLARGAVLPELKRRASKSEYTDEDVEAWTPGALGERSASPKALRKRVREANATAQAALDREAREADAVDPAASDADEAPSGGALG
- a CDS encoding HAD family hydrolase, encoding MTAPLPAAVLWDMDGTIVDTEPYWMSVQGEMVKAHGGVWTAEAAKTLIGQGMDHSARLLQEFGVDLPQEEIIQAATDGVIDHIRSEVPWRPGAVELLRELRDRGVRTALVTMSIGRMAREVADSIPFEAFDLVVSGDEVEHSKPHPEPYLAAARALGVDAADCVAIEDSVAGVTSAVAAGAATVGVQHMLNLDDTGATAIWTTLAGRTVDDLADVLAEHRAARGADPRTRTDAPTPIVEETP
- a CDS encoding proteasome assembly chaperone family protein encodes the protein MTATDKTFLRGRILLVAFEGWNDAGEAATGAVRVLKDQLDLLPIFEVDPEDYFDFQFNRPTVTADDEGKRGLVWPGAVLYGPRDARSTSSDGVYLLLGTEPSRSWKRFTREIIATVLTEEIESVVFLGAMLADVPHTRPISVFASSENPIVRTELEIERSSYEGPVGILSVLAEAAETVGVPTISVWASVPHYVHNAPSPKATLALIDKVEELTGLDFDRGELADESSAWESGIDALAGEDDDMAAYIQQLEQARDTVDSPEASGEAIAQEFERYLRRRGDARGEGRAGGDEPWRRD
- the mshC gene encoding cysteine--1-D-myo-inosityl 2-amino-2-deoxy-alpha-D-glucopyranoside ligase, yielding MRSWSRPEIPKLPASDAESVVHLHDDATRGLVEAPGRDGRADLYVCGITPYDATHIGHATTYLAFDTLVRTWIDAGLEVRYTQNITDVDDPLLERAAATEVDWRELAAEQVELFRTDMAALRVIPPDSYVAVTERIDEIAAGVATLRDRGLAYAVPTPDAEVPGAEDLYFDIAAAETTTGWTLGSESDLERPEMETLSRQRGGDPDRPGKRDPLDPLLWRAARADEPSWDSVVGRGRPGWHIECAVIALDSLAHPLSVQGGGGDLVFPHHEFSAAHATGIAGGRFAEINAHGGLVAYQGEKMSKSLGNLVLVSRLRAEGVEASAIRLAVLSHHYRDDWEWFDGDEAVAAERLARWRTAPTIVDDALSGVVAEDTDEADAAVLRSRVRTHLRDDLDTPSALAEFDAWFSVPRTPRARALAAEVLDALLGIRL
- a CDS encoding undecaprenyl-diphosphate phosphatase → MDLLNAVILGFVQGLTEFLPVSSSAHLRIVGEFLGTGADPGARFTAITQLGTETAVLIYFWRDVTRIIGNWFKSLFGRIPRNDPNAKLGWFIIIGSVPIGVLGLLFQDQIETVFRSLWVVATMLIVFGILLGVADAVGAKKRRLRDLNVGDSLIYGGAQSLALIPGVSRSGGTITAGLFLGYERRAAARYAFLLAIPAVFLSGFYQLYKGLTDACVDPSTGCVPEVFGPVETAVATLIAFVVGFVVIAFFMSYISKRSFLPFVIYRIVLGLLLFVLLGLGLIRA
- a CDS encoding M20/M25/M40 family metallo-hydrolase, producing the protein MTEPADDLLEPTARIARDLIRFDTSNYGEGRSNGETPAAEYLAAHLERLGLTVQSFDAAPERTSIVTRVPGRDSSKPALVVHGHTDVVPAMAEDWSVDPFGGVVRDGMLWGRGAVDMKNMDAMIVASLDRILSSGRQPERDLVVAFFADEENGGVFGSHFLVDEHPELFAGATEAISEVGGYSVDLRGQRAYLVQTGEKALLWLKLVARGTAGHGSQINRENAVTRLARAVATLGEQEWPLHLTATTQQLLERVAELLGEDLQAAGPEAVAIATGTASRFISATLRTTTNPTGLTAGYKHNVIPDRAEAMIDVRVLPGHEDEVLARIRELIGDDVEIVVSHRDIGLETTFDGPLVDAMVASLQRHDPGAEVLPYLLSGGTDNKALSELGIRGFGFAPLRLPADMDFPAMFHGVDERVPLDALVFGTDVLTDLLLRY
- a CDS encoding DUF1269 domain-containing protein gives rise to the protein MADLIVIAFDTENDAEGAYEKVQELQGDLIVELAGLALVKVDQEGKTHVSYPGGVGNVGLGAAGGALFGALIGIIFFVPFIGLVFGGLFGALFAGLDRTGLNAEFRAQVKDSVSAGKSAVVLYATKLTEDKFAAALAPFHGTVIKTSLSAEDEKTLIHDLGGAESAPAAPAQA
- a CDS encoding peptide MFS transporter, giving the protein MTTSTPDAGAPARRERTFFGQPWSLVHIFGVEMWERFSFYGMQAVLAFYLVYSVSEGGLGLPQTAGANILGAYGGAVYLATVLGGWLADRILGSERVLFFSAIVVMLGHIALAVLPGFSGVIVGLLLVAVGSGGIKANSTAIVGTLYAEKDPKRDAGFSLFYLGINLGAFLGPILTGALQTSLGFHYAFGAAALGMAIGLTQYAIGRRSLPDKAHEVPNPLGLRGRLLMLGAVVVAVIVVVALVLLGVLNDSTIALAVVVVTAAAALAYFVVILTSSRTDRTERRRVLSFIPMFLTSVAFWSLYQQQFTVIPFYADDLTNLDVFGFQVPAAWVQSINPIFIIILSGVFAALWTRLGDRQPATPYKFGAAVIIMGVAFLLFLPFANAGQSGTPLLALTGILLVFTIAELLLSPVGLSLSTKLAPQAFRTQMVALFYLSVALGSAISGQLATFYGTGTPSDQVPYFGISGIVAIAVGVALIIATPWVRKLMSGVK